The Pantoea phytobeneficialis genome has a segment encoding these proteins:
- a CDS encoding methyl-accepting chemotaxis protein: protein MFTKIRVVTSLLLVLLIFGFLQLASGSLFFKALSDDKTSFNVAQLASKNIAAINDAYMSLNQSRVLLTRIMLRVANSKLSGETADLTSLYDQSKGFQDNATTNYQLFKNTPDTPGQDAQLNKHLDETFSAYASALSQMQDALQANDIEKAGKLPVAPTQSAFLKDYTQWRADQDRLTEAGVEANISAYTRMMWLLGIVMAVVVAVIVLCWFGLRKVLINPLNSNIRHIQHIAQGDLTQTIAIEGRNEMSQLASNLHEMQQSLVRTVSNVRDGSDAIFTGASEISAGNNDLSARTEEQAASLEQTAASMEQLTATVKQNAENARQASQLALSASETAQKGGTVVDGVVRTMQDIAGSSKKIADITSVIDGIAFQTNILALNAAVEAARAGEQGRGFAVVAGEVRSLAQRSAQAAKEIKGLIEDSVNRVNTGSTLVGTAGETMS, encoded by the coding sequence ATGTTTACGAAAATCCGTGTTGTCACCAGCTTATTGCTGGTGCTGTTGATCTTTGGCTTTTTGCAGTTGGCTTCAGGGTCGCTGTTTTTTAAAGCACTGAGTGATGACAAAACCAGTTTTAACGTCGCGCAGCTGGCGAGCAAAAACATCGCTGCAATCAATGATGCTTACATGAGCCTCAACCAGAGTCGGGTGCTGCTGACACGCATTATGTTACGTGTTGCTAACAGCAAACTGTCGGGCGAAACCGCCGATTTGACCTCGCTGTATGACCAAAGCAAAGGCTTTCAGGATAACGCGACAACAAACTATCAGCTGTTCAAGAACACCCCGGATACCCCAGGGCAGGATGCACAGCTCAATAAACATCTGGATGAGACGTTTAGCGCTTACGCCAGTGCATTGAGTCAGATGCAGGATGCGTTGCAGGCCAACGATATTGAAAAAGCCGGTAAGCTGCCGGTGGCACCTACCCAGAGCGCTTTCCTGAAGGATTACACGCAGTGGCGTGCCGATCAGGATCGCCTGACTGAAGCCGGTGTGGAAGCCAATATCTCTGCCTATACGCGCATGATGTGGCTGCTTGGCATTGTGATGGCGGTGGTGGTGGCAGTGATTGTGCTGTGCTGGTTTGGTCTGCGTAAGGTGCTGATCAACCCGCTTAACAGCAACATTCGTCATATTCAGCACATCGCGCAGGGTGACCTCACGCAAACCATCGCCATTGAGGGGCGCAATGAAATGAGCCAACTGGCGAGTAACCTGCATGAAATGCAGCAGTCGCTGGTGCGTACCGTCAGCAACGTGCGCGACGGCTCTGACGCCATCTTTACCGGTGCCAGCGAGATTTCTGCTGGCAACAACGATCTGTCGGCGCGTACTGAAGAACAGGCAGCCTCGCTGGAGCAGACCGCCGCCAGCATGGAGCAGCTGACTGCCACGGTGAAACAGAATGCCGAGAATGCGCGTCAGGCGTCGCAGTTGGCACTCAGCGCCTCAGAAACCGCGCAGAAAGGCGGCACGGTGGTGGATGGCGTGGTACGCACCATGCAGGATATCGCCGGCAGTTCGAAGAAGATCGCCGATATTACCAGCGTGATTGACGGTATCGCCTTCCAGACCAACATCCTGGCCCTGAACGCGGCGGTGGAAGCTGCGCGTGCCGGAGAACAGGGTCGTGGTTTTGCCGTGGTGGCCGGTGAAGTGCGCAGTCTGGCCCAGCGTAGCGCCCAGGCGGCGAAGGAGATCAAGGGACTGATTGAGGACTCGGTCAATCGCGTCAATACCGGTTCCACGCTGGTCGGCACCGCCGGGGAAACCATGAGCGA
- a CDS encoding transposase, with product VVPVEKTSGSSVRGRARMSKTGPADVRAKLYMAAIVAIRWNAPAKALYQRLIAKGKASKAAPGAVMRKLVHQCFGVLKTRMKWDENYAATA from the coding sequence TGTGGTACCGGTGGAAAAAACGTCCGGGAGCTCAGTCAGGGGGCGTGCGCGGATGTCAAAAACAGGCCCGGCAGACGTAAGGGCGAAACTGTATATGGCGGCGATCGTAGCGATCAGGTGGAATGCCCCGGCGAAGGCGCTGTACCAGAGGCTAATCGCGAAGGGCAAAGCCAGCAAGGCCGCGCCTGGAGCGGTGATGCGCAAGCTGGTTCATCAGTGCTTCGGGGTGCTGAAAACGCGGATGAAGTGGGATGAAAATTACGCAGCTACCGCTTGA
- a CDS encoding methyl-accepting chemotaxis protein encodes MLKRINVVTSLITVLLVFGALQLISGGLFWSALQKDKEAFAVAQVSTNNVAAMSDAWIELNQTRTVLNRAMLRMQGSMAAQTNGGQLAALIAQTEKQLKAADGYFQRYYNLPATPGFPVELRDRLEADYAAYDNGLKAMLERLKADDLQGMFAQNIEAKQVVMKGTYEAWRTKQSELAAAGVAQNERAFNTMMWLLGSMVVVVLAVIIGCWFGLRSVLIQPLQQLLTHIRHIAAGDLTQPIKVEGRNEMSQLAEGLLEMQQELVRTVSNVRDGSDAIFTGASEISAGNNDLSARTEEQAASLEQTAASMEQLTATVKQNAENARQASQLALSASETAQKGGTVVDGVVRTMQDIAGSSKKIADIISVIDGIAFQTNILALNAAVEAARAGEQGRGFAVVAGEVRSLAQRSAQAAKEIKGLIEDSVNRVNTGSTLVGTAGETMSDIVNAVTRVTDIMGEIASASDEQSRGIDQVGQAVTEMDRVTQQNASLVEESAAAAASLEEQASRLSQSVSVFKIPRAQAVAAVTRHPQIAPKLLDTPRKAVTAPVSDSNWETF; translated from the coding sequence ATGTTAAAACGAATCAATGTAGTGACCAGCCTGATCACCGTCTTGTTGGTCTTTGGTGCTTTGCAGTTAATTTCGGGCGGCCTGTTCTGGTCAGCCTTACAAAAAGATAAGGAGGCATTTGCGGTCGCACAGGTGTCTACCAACAATGTTGCGGCGATGAGCGATGCGTGGATTGAACTCAACCAAACCCGTACGGTGCTGAACCGCGCGATGTTACGTATGCAAGGCAGCATGGCGGCACAAACCAATGGCGGCCAGTTGGCGGCACTGATTGCACAGACGGAAAAGCAGCTCAAGGCAGCCGATGGCTATTTCCAGCGTTATTACAATTTGCCAGCCACACCGGGGTTTCCGGTTGAGCTGCGTGACCGACTGGAGGCGGATTATGCTGCCTATGACAACGGTCTGAAAGCGATGCTGGAGCGCCTGAAGGCCGATGACCTGCAAGGCATGTTTGCGCAGAACATCGAGGCCAAACAGGTGGTGATGAAGGGGACCTATGAAGCCTGGCGTACTAAACAGAGTGAGCTGGCGGCGGCAGGTGTTGCGCAGAATGAACGCGCCTTCAACACCATGATGTGGTTGCTTGGCAGCATGGTGGTGGTGGTGCTCGCGGTCATCATCGGCTGTTGGTTTGGCCTGCGTAGCGTGTTGATTCAGCCGTTACAACAGCTGCTGACGCACATTCGCCATATTGCGGCGGGTGATTTGACCCAGCCGATTAAGGTGGAAGGTCGCAACGAGATGAGCCAACTGGCGGAAGGACTACTGGAGATGCAGCAGGAGCTGGTGCGCACCGTCAGCAACGTGCGCGACGGTTCCGACGCCATCTTTACCGGTGCCAGCGAGATTTCTGCTGGCAACAACGATCTGTCGGCGCGCACTGAAGAACAGGCGGCCTCGCTGGAGCAGACCGCCGCCAGCATGGAGCAGCTGACCGCCACGGTGAAACAGAATGCCGAGAATGCGCGTCAGGCTTCGCAGCTGGCACTCAGCGCCTCAGAAACCGCGCAGAAAGGCGGCACGGTGGTGGATGGCGTGGTACGCACCATGCAGGATATCGCCGGCAGTTCGAAGAAGATCGCCGATATTATCAGCGTGATTGACGGTATCGCCTTCCAGACCAACATCCTGGCCCTGAATGCGGCGGTGGAAGCCGCGCGTGCCGGAGAACAGGGTCGTGGTTTTGCCGTGGTGGCCGGTGAAGTGCGCAGTCTGGCCCAGCGTAGCGCCCAGGCGGCGAAGGAGATCAAGGGACTGATTGAGGACTCGGTCAATCGCGTNAATACCGGTTCCACGCTGGTCGGCACCGCCGGGGAAACCATGAGCGATATCGTCAATGCGGTGACGCGCGTGACGGACATCATGGGCGAGATTGCNTCGGCGTCNGACGAGCAGAGCCGGGGTATCGACCAGGTCGGCCAGGCGGTGACCGAGATGGACCGCGTAACGCAGCAGAACGCCTCGCTGGTGGAGGAGTCGGCGGCGGCGGCAGCGTCGCTGGAGGAGCAGGCGAGTCGCTTAAGCCAGTCGGTGTCGGTGTTTAAAATCCCGCGTGCGCAGGCCGTTGCCGCCGTGACGCGTCACCCGCAGATTGCGCCGAAGCTGCTGGATACACCGCGTAAAGCGGTGACCGCGCCAGTCAGCGACAGCAACTGGGAAACCTTCTAA
- a CDS encoding methyl-accepting chemotaxis protein — MFSRVRVVSGLLCVLALFALLQLFSGGMFFQTVKADKDNFAYNQRLSTLQRAMGTSWVSLVQARNTLNRAGIRYLLDTQQAGSGATVKELVALASEELKVADQGFAEFNANLSEKGKTAENVLTLQANYNAYHGALQELIDFLNTGNFKGFVDQPTQGFQDKFAKDYNAWLSYNKILALRGIDDNLAAYHKSVWLIVAMLVVTLVLIALVWSGMRTALIRPLTQSIEHIRHIARGDLTQQVEVNVRNEMGELLSSLQHMQQELARTVRTVRDGSDAIYTGASEIAMGNNDLSSRTEQQAASLEQTAASMEQLTATVKQNAENARQASQLALTASETAQQGGKVVDGVVTTMKEIAGSSKKIADITSVIDGIAFQTNILALNAAVEAARAGEQGRGFAVVAGEVRSLAQRSAQAAKEIKGLIEDSVSRVDTGSVLVESAGETMTNIVNAVTRVTDIMGEIASASDEQSRGIDQVGLAVNEMDRVTQQNAALVEESATAAAALEDQASRLKQSVAVFNIGKEFVAQAVNVTTAPKLLRPAASKALAQPAGARADDNWETF, encoded by the coding sequence ATGTTTAGTCGTGTTCGTGTCGTTTCCGGCCTGCTGTGTGTGCTGGCGCTGTTTGCCTTACTACAGCTGTTTTCCGGAGGGATGTTTTTTCAAACGGTGAAAGCCGATAAGGATAATTTTGCCTACAACCAGCGCCTCAGTACCTTGCAGCGGGCGATGGGCACCTCATGGGTTTCGTTGGTTCAGGCGCGCAACACGCTGAACCGTGCCGGAATCCGTTATCTGCTGGACACTCAGCAGGCTGGTTCGGGTGCTACCGTGAAAGAATTGGTGGCATTGGCCAGTGAGGAACTGAAAGTGGCCGATCAAGGGTTTGCTGAATTTAACGCCAACCTGTCTGAAAAGGGTAAAACGGCAGAAAACGTGCTGACGCTTCAGGCGAATTACAACGCTTATCACGGCGCGTTGCAGGAACTGATCGATTTTCTCAATACCGGTAACTTCAAAGGATTTGTCGACCAGCCCACTCAAGGGTTCCAGGACAAATTTGCTAAGGATTACAACGCCTGGCTGAGTTACAACAAAATTCTCGCCCTGCGCGGCATTGATGACAACCTGGCTGCCTATCACAAGTCAGTCTGGCTGATTGTCGCCATGCTGGTGGTGACGCTGGTGTTGATCGCCCTGGTGTGGAGCGGGATGCGTACTGCGTTGATCCGCCCGCTGACGCAGAGCATCGAACATATCCGCCATATTGCGCGCGGCGATCTGACGCAGCAGGTTGAGGTTAATGTGCGCAACGAAATGGGTGAGCTGCTGAGTTCTCTGCAACATATGCAGCAGGAACTGGCCCGCACCGTCCGTACCGTGCGTGATGGATCTGACGCCATTTATACCGGTGCCAGCGAAATCGCGATGGGCAACAACGATCTCTCCTCACGTACCGAGCAGCAGGCGGCATCACTGGAGCAGACTGCCGCCAGCATGGAGCAGCTGACTGCCACCGTCAAACAGAACGCCGAAAATGCCCGTCAGGCCTCACAGCTGGCGCTAACTGCGTCAGAAACTGCCCAGCAGGGCGGCAAAGTGGTGGATGGCGTGGTCACCACCATGAAAGAGATTGCCGGTAGCTCGAAGAAGATTGCGGATATCACCAGCGTGATTGATGGCATCGCCTTCCAGACCAACATTCTCGCGTTGAACGCGGCGGTGGAAGCCGCCCGTGCCGGGGAGCAGGGACGTGGTTTTGCGGTGGTCGCCGGTGAGGTGCGCAGTCTGGCACAGCGCAGCGCCCAGGCGGCGAAAGAGATCAAAGGTTTGATCGAGGACTCGGTCAGCCGTGTTGATACCGGCTCGGTGCTGGTGGAAAGCGCGGGTGAGACCATGACCAACATCGTCAATGCGGTCACGCGCGTGACCGACATCATGGGTGAGATTGCCTCTGCGTCGGACGAACAGAGCCGGGGTATCGACCAGGTGGGTCTGGCGGTTAACGAGATGGATCGCGTTACGCAACAAAACGCCGCGCTGGTGGAAGAGTCAGCGACTGCGGCGGCGGCACTGGAAGATCAGGCCAGCCGACTGAAACAATCGGTGGCGGTGTTCAATATCGGTAAAGAATTTGTCGCCCAGGCCGTTAACGTAACTACAGCGCCAAAATTATTGCGTCCGGCTGCCTCTAAAGCACTGGCACAACCGGCAGGCGCCCGCGCTGACGATAACTGGGAAACCTTTTAA
- the cheR gene encoding protein-glutamate O-methyltransferase CheR, which translates to MKKSTLMDQNEATSLLTQMVQRLPLSDAHFRRISQLIYQRAGIVLADHKREMVYNRLVRRLRMLNIDDFGRYLALLEQDPNSAEWQAFINALTTNLTSFFREAHHFPILADHARKRSGSYNVWCAAASTGEEPYSIAMTLAETLGSGPGKFQVHASDIDTQVLEKAVAGVYRQEELRTLSQSQLQRFFLRGTGPHEGMVRVRSELSSQVSYAQLNLLANDWSLPGPFDAIFCRNVMIYFDKETQEQILRRFVPLLKPGGVLFAGHSENFSQISKEFWLRGQTVYGLTKERR; encoded by the coding sequence ATGAAGAAATCGACGTTAATGGATCAAAATGAAGCGACCTCGCTGCTTACGCAGATGGTGCAGCGCCTGCCGCTTTCTGATGCGCACTTTCGTCGTATCAGTCAGCTGATCTATCAGCGAGCAGGCATCGTGCTGGCCGACCATAAACGCGAGATGGTTTACAACCGTCTGGTACGTCGCCTGCGGATGCTGAACATTGATGATTTTGGCCGTTATCTGGCGCTGCTGGAGCAGGATCCTAACAGCGCCGAGTGGCAGGCATTTATTAATGCCCTGACCACCAACCTGACGTCTTTTTTCCGTGAGGCGCACCATTTTCCTATCCTGGCCGATCATGCGCGGAAGCGCAGTGGTAGCTACAACGTGTGGTGTGCTGCGGCGTCCACCGGCGAAGAACCTTATTCGATCGCCATGACGCTGGCAGAAACGCTGGGTAGCGGGCCGGGGAAGTTTCAGGTCCATGCCAGCGATATCGATACACAGGTGCTGGAAAAAGCGGTTGCAGGCGTTTATCGCCAGGAAGAGTTGCGCACGCTGTCGCAATCGCAGTTGCAGCGCTTTTTCCTGCGTGGCACAGGCCCGCATGAAGGGATGGTGCGGGTGCGTTCGGAACTGTCGAGCCAGGTCAGCTATGCCCAGCTCAATTTGCTGGCGAATGACTGGTCGCTGCCTGGCCCCTTCGACGCGATCTTTTGTCGCAACGTGATGATCTATTTCGATAAAGAGACGCAGGAGCAAATCCTGCGCCGTTTTGTTCCCCTGCTGAAGCCAGGCGGCGTGCTGTTTGCCGGGCATTCAGAGAACTTCAGCCAGATCAGTAAAGAGTTCTGGCTGCGTGGACAGACAGTCTATGGACTGACCAAGGAAAGACGATGA
- a CDS encoding protein-glutamate methylesterase/protein-glutamine glutaminase, whose protein sequence is MSKITVMCVDDSALMRQLMTEIINSHPDMEMVATAPDPLVARDLIKQYNPQVLTLDVEMPRMDGLDFLEKLMRLRPMPVVMVSSLTGKGSEITLRALELGAVDFVTKPQLGIREGMLAYSQMIADKIRAAARAKLHVRTATAVPATLKAVPLLSSEKLIAIGSSTGGTEAIRHVLQPLPATSPALLITQHMPPGFTRSFAERLNKLCQITVKEAEDGERILPGHAYIAPGAMHMELARSGANYVVKINDAPPVNRHKPSVDVLFRSVAVNAGRNAVGVILTGMGNDGAAGMLEMHRAGAWTIAQDEASCVVFGMPREAIALGGASEVVDLGHISQHMLAKISAGQALRI, encoded by the coding sequence ATGAGCAAAATCACCGTGATGTGCGTGGATGACTCTGCGCTGATGCGGCAGTTGATGACCGAAATCATCAACAGCCATCCTGATATGGAGATGGTTGCGACTGCACCGGACCCGCTGGTGGCGCGTGACCTAATCAAGCAGTACAACCCGCAAGTGCTGACGCTGGATGTGGAAATGCCGCGCATGGACGGCCTCGATTTTCTCGAAAAGCTCATGCGTCTGCGTCCGATGCCGGTGGTGATGGTGTCATCCCTCACCGGGAAAGGTTCCGAGATCACCCTGCGGGCGCTCGAATTAGGGGCGGTGGACTTTGTCACCAAGCCGCAACTCGGTATCCGTGAAGGCATGTTGGCTTATAGCCAAATGATCGCCGACAAAATCCGCGCCGCGGCACGGGCTAAATTGCACGTTCGTACCGCCACGGCGGTACCAGCCACGTTGAAAGCGGTGCCGTTACTGAGCAGTGAAAAGCTGATTGCCATTGGTTCCTCAACCGGCGGCACCGAGGCGATTCGCCATGTGCTCCAGCCGCTGCCCGCGACCAGCCCGGCGCTGCTGATTACCCAGCATATGCCACCGGGATTCACCCGATCGTTTGCTGAGCGGTTGAATAAGCTGTGCCAGATCACCGTGAAAGAGGCGGAAGACGGCGAACGTATTCTGCCCGGCCATGCCTATATCGCGCCGGGTGCGATGCATATGGAGCTGGCACGTAGCGGCGCCAACTACGTGGTGAAGATTAACGACGCACCGCCTGTCAATCGTCATAAGCCGTCAGTGGACGTGCTGTTCCGATCGGTGGCGGTCAACGCCGGACGAAATGCAGTGGGCGTGATTCTGACCGGGATGGGGAACGACGGCGCGGCCGGGATGCTGGAAATGCATCGCGCGGGTGCCTGGACCATCGCGCAGGATGAAGCCAGTTGCGTGGTATTTGGCATGCCGCGCGAGGCGATTGCACTCGGCGGTGCCAGCGAAGTGGTCGATTTGGGCCACATCAGCCAGCACATGCTGGCGAAAATTAGCGCCGGACAGGCATTGCGAATTTAA
- the cheY gene encoding chemotaxis response regulator CheY — protein sequence MADKNMRFLVVDDFNTMRRIVRNLLKELGFNNVEEAEDGADALTKLRAGGFDFVISDWNMPNMDGLELLQTIRADATLGKLPVLMVTAEAKKENIIAAAQAGASGYVVKPFTAATLEEKLGKIFEKLGM from the coding sequence ATGGCTGATAAAAATATGCGCTTTTTGGTGGTGGACGATTTCAATACGATGCGTCGTATCGTTCGCAACCTGTTAAAAGAGCTGGGATTCAATAACGTTGAAGAGGCAGAAGACGGTGCTGATGCACTGACGAAACTGCGCGCAGGCGGCTTTGACTTTGTGATTTCCGACTGGAACATGCCCAACATGGACGGTCTGGAACTGCTGCAAACCATCCGTGCCGACGCCACGCTGGGCAAACTGCCGGTATTGATGGTCACCGCGGAAGCGAAGAAAGAGAACATCATCGCGGCGGCGCAGGCCGGGGCCAGCGGATATGTGGTGAAGCCGTTTACTGCGGCCACACTGGAAGAAAAATTGGGCAAGATCTTCGAAAAACTGGGTATGTAA
- the cheZ gene encoding protein phosphatase CheZ translates to MSDLPKPTEEVSAQDIISRIGSLTRMLRDSLRELGLDQAIAEAAEAIPDARDRLDYVVQMTAQAADRALNCVEAAQPHQDKMEAGANQLKGRWDAWFENPIELADARELVTDTREFLSAVPEHTAFTNKQLLEIMMAQDFQDLTGQVIKRMMDVIQEIERQLLMVLLENMPEVSAEQRKQSTSLLNGPQIHSDAPGVVANQDQVDDLLDSLGF, encoded by the coding sequence ATGAGCGACCTTCCGAAACCAACAGAAGAAGTCTCGGCACAGGATATCATTTCCCGCATTGGTTCGCTGACGCGCATGCTGCGTGACAGCCTGCGCGAGCTGGGGCTGGATCAGGCGATTGCAGAAGCGGCGGAAGCGATTCCTGATGCGCGTGACCGTCTGGATTATGTGGTGCAGATGACAGCGCAGGCCGCTGACCGTGCGTTGAACTGCGTTGAAGCGGCGCAGCCGCACCAGGACAAAATGGAAGCCGGGGCCAACCAGCTGAAAGGTCGCTGGGATGCCTGGTTTGAAAACCCAATTGAGCTGGCGGATGCTCGCGAGTTGGTTACGGATACGCGCGAATTCCTCTCCGCCGTACCCGAGCACACTGCGTTTACCAATAAGCAGCTGCTGGAAATCATGATGGCGCAGGACTTCCAGGATCTGACCGGTCAGGTGATCAAGCGCATGATGGATGTGATCCAGGAAATTGAGCGCCAACTGTTGATGGTGCTGCTGGAAAACATGCCAGAAGTGAGTGCCGAGCAGCGTAAGCAAAGCACCAGCCTGCTGAATGGTCCGCAAATCCATTCGGACGCGCCGGGTGTGGTAGCAAACCAGGATCAGGTGGACGATCTGCTGGATAGTTTAGGGTTTTAA
- a CDS encoding DeoR/GlpR family DNA-binding transcription regulator: MKSKTEQLADMQQRRDKILEMIREDGTVTVKALTETFGLTEATIRTDLRMLQKAGHVQRYHGGATLMTGKQNTGALLLERQTHLEEKEAIGRLAAHYVENGDTVIFDSGTTTTAIAEAIGHIRRLSVITTAVNIALKLGGEPGINILLTGGTFKFPTLSTSGEKAASFFENVLAEKLFLATACISPRLGLSFPSETDIKVKMAMINSASTVYVVADSSKIDKVSMFALPCDWSHIHYLITDSGITPAQIAAFEALGVQVLVAPLAVAQRRAM, from the coding sequence TTGAAAAGCAAAACTGAGCAGCTGGCCGATATGCAACAGCGCCGTGATAAGATCCTGGAGATGATCCGTGAAGACGGCACGGTCACCGTAAAAGCGCTGACAGAAACCTTTGGCTTAACCGAAGCGACCATCCGGACCGATCTGCGTATGTTGCAGAAGGCCGGGCATGTGCAACGCTACCACGGCGGTGCCACGCTCATGACTGGCAAGCAGAATACCGGCGCACTGCTGCTGGAGCGTCAGACGCATCTGGAAGAGAAAGAGGCGATTGGCCGTCTCGCGGCACATTATGTGGAAAACGGCGATACGGTGATTTTCGATTCCGGCACCACCACTACGGCGATTGCTGAGGCGATCGGGCATATCCGTCGTCTGTCGGTGATTACCACGGCGGTGAATATCGCACTGAAGTTGGGCGGAGAGCCGGGTATCAATATCTTACTGACCGGCGGCACCTTTAAATTTCCGACGTTATCAACATCGGGAGAGAAGGCCGCTTCGTTTTTTGAGAATGTCCTGGCAGAAAAGTTGTTTCTTGCCACCGCCTGTATCTCACCCCGCCTGGGCTTGAGTTTTCCCAGTGAGACGGACATCAAGGTGAAGATGGCGATGATTAACTCAGCCAGCACCGTTTATGTCGTGGCGGATTCAAGTAAGATCGACAAGGTATCGATGTTCGCCCTGCCCTGTGACTGGAGCCATATTCACTATCTGATAACAGATAGCGGCATTACCCCCGCACAGATTGCCGCGTTTGAAGCATTGGGGGTACAGGTGTTGGTTGCCCCACTGGCCGTGGCACAACGCCGGGCAATGTGA
- a CDS encoding GolD/DthD family dehydrogenase has protein sequence MSGEYDVNLRYGVNTDLDLTGKVAVVTGGLGGIAMATNAMLLEKGARLALLYPPFESDKVASVSSQFDAGRVLLVCCDVTDPASVEEAFATVEQHYGQLDILVNCAGYVMLQPVLETDFAEWQKQIAVNLTGPFLCSQAAGKRMVRAGKGGKIINIASQAASIAIDNHVAYTSAKAGLLGMTKVMAKEFAPHRINVNTLSPTVVLTPMGEKAWRGEKGEKMKTLIPLGRFAYTDEIAAAVLFFASNGSDMITGADLMIDGGFTIW, from the coding sequence ATGAGTGGGGAATATGATGTCAATCTGCGCTACGGCGTGAACACCGATCTTGATCTGACCGGCAAAGTGGCGGTGGTGACGGGCGGTCTCGGCGGTATCGCGATGGCAACGAATGCCATGCTGCTGGAGAAAGGAGCCCGGCTGGCGCTACTTTACCCGCCCTTCGAAAGTGACAAAGTTGCCAGCGTCAGCAGCCAGTTTGATGCCGGTCGCGTGTTGTTGGTCTGCTGTGATGTTACCGATCCTGCCTCGGTGGAAGAGGCGTTCGCGACCGTGGAGCAGCATTACGGCCAACTCGATATCCTGGTGAACTGCGCGGGCTACGTCATGTTGCAGCCGGTACTGGAAACCGATTTTGCCGAATGGCAGAAGCAGATCGCCGTCAACCTCACCGGGCCTTTCCTTTGTTCACAGGCGGCGGGCAAACGCATGGTGCGTGCGGGTAAGGGCGGCAAAATTATTAATATCGCCTCACAAGCGGCGTCCATCGCCATTGATAACCATGTGGCCTACACCTCAGCCAAAGCCGGTCTGCTGGGAATGACCAAAGTGATGGCGAAAGAGTTCGCCCCGCATCGCATCAACGTCAACACCCTGTCACCGACGGTGGTGCTGACGCCAATGGGGGAAAAAGCCTGGCGTGGTGAGAAAGGGGAAAAAATGAAAACCCTGATCCCGCTGGGGCGTTTTGCCTACACCGACGAAATCGCTGCGGCCGTGCTGTTTTTTGCCAGCAACGGCAGCGACATGATCACCGGTGCCGATCTGATGATCGACGGTGGTTTCACCATTTGGTAA